A DNA window from Parafrankia discariae contains the following coding sequences:
- a CDS encoding TetR/AcrR family transcriptional regulator, whose product MASQGQLPDSPRTDAGRRAREALLADVIAHLAKHGIGDLSLRQLATALGTSHRMIIYHFGSRDGLLVEVVRAMEEQQRAAFAEMRREPAASAVELGRQMWRRLSQPELAPFERLFFEIYGQALQGRAYARPLLDGVVEDWLGPMTEFLVRDGLPPAQARTRARLALATTRGLLLDLLATGDRAGVDLAMEQMLAAFDHRPRPGAPPG is encoded by the coding sequence ATGGCGTCGCAAGGTCAGCTGCCGGACAGTCCGCGGACCGACGCGGGGCGCCGCGCGCGAGAGGCCCTGCTGGCGGACGTCATCGCCCACCTGGCGAAGCACGGGATCGGCGACCTGAGCCTGCGCCAGCTGGCGACCGCCCTCGGCACCAGCCATCGCATGATCATTTACCATTTCGGTTCCCGGGACGGCCTCCTCGTCGAGGTGGTCCGGGCGATGGAGGAGCAGCAGCGGGCCGCGTTCGCCGAGATGCGGCGCGAACCGGCGGCTTCCGCGGTCGAGCTCGGGCGTCAGATGTGGCGGCGGCTGAGCCAGCCGGAACTGGCGCCGTTCGAGCGCCTGTTCTTCGAGATCTACGGCCAGGCGCTGCAGGGCCGTGCCTACGCCCGGCCGCTGCTGGACGGAGTCGTGGAGGACTGGCTCGGCCCGATGACCGAGTTCCTGGTGCGAGACGGCCTGCCGCCGGCGCAGGCGCGAACGCGGGCCCGCCTCGCGCTCGCGACCACCCGCGGCCTGCTCCTGGACCTGCTCGCCACCGGTGACCGCGCGGGCGTCGACCTGGCGATGGAACAGATGCTGGCCGCGTTCGACCATCGACCCCGGCCCGGCGCCCCACCCGGGTGA
- a CDS encoding mechanosensitive ion channel family protein gives MITAAAPLTDISEWARGRGLEIVMIVIAAVLLTRFATWVGDRVERRIDQRSSQTDGVVRSEATKHRHAVVQVLTWVSLALVYCVAVVLVLQRLGVPVTGIVAPATVVGVALGFGAQRVVQDVLAGFFLVTERQYGFGDLVRLIVQGAPSAITGTVEEVTLRITSVRTSNGEVVITPNGQIVQVVNLSRGWARAVVDVPIPTSVDVTTVSEVLTRVGAEAYADDALHDLLLDAPTVMGVESIDLDQFKIRVVARTLPGKQFEVGRALRAKITMALLRAGIHVPADLDTAPPTSS, from the coding sequence ATGATCACGGCGGCCGCTCCGCTGACGGACATCTCCGAGTGGGCCCGGGGCCGCGGGCTCGAGATCGTCATGATCGTGATCGCGGCCGTCCTGTTGACCCGGTTCGCGACCTGGGTGGGCGACCGCGTCGAGCGGCGCATCGACCAGCGGTCGAGCCAGACCGACGGGGTGGTCCGCTCCGAGGCGACGAAACACCGGCACGCGGTCGTCCAGGTGCTGACCTGGGTGTCACTGGCCCTGGTCTACTGCGTGGCGGTCGTGCTGGTGCTCCAGCGCCTCGGGGTGCCGGTGACCGGCATCGTCGCCCCGGCGACTGTGGTCGGCGTGGCGCTCGGCTTCGGCGCGCAGCGCGTCGTCCAGGACGTGCTCGCCGGGTTCTTCCTGGTCACCGAGCGGCAGTACGGCTTCGGGGACCTCGTCCGCCTGATCGTCCAGGGGGCGCCGAGCGCGATCACCGGGACGGTGGAGGAGGTCACGCTGCGCATCACCAGTGTGCGGACGTCCAACGGCGAGGTGGTGATCACGCCGAACGGGCAGATCGTCCAGGTGGTGAACCTGTCCCGGGGCTGGGCCCGGGCCGTGGTGGACGTCCCGATACCCACGAGCGTTGACGTGACGACGGTCAGTGAAGTACTCACCCGGGTGGGTGCCGAGGCGTACGCCGACGACGCGCTGCACGACCTGCTGCTGGACGCACCGACCGTGATGGGGGTGGAGAGCATCGACCTCGACCAGTTCAAGATCCGGGTCGTCGCCCGGACCCTGCCGGGCAAGCAGTTCGAGGTCGGCCGGGCGTTGCGTGCCAAGATCACAATGGCGCTGCTGCGCGCCGGGATCCACGTGCCGGCCGACCTCGACACGGCCCCACCGACGTCCTCATGA
- a CDS encoding DUF5925 domain-containing protein, translating into MRGERSGRLPAELPFVVALDDSDTPYDVVDALALGPFTKGDQPWARSARIDRLKPGASLLPVDAEVVRTVVEDARDSRLATGDGWTMRAVRWRGGSAEVLVTAVSEELARTVLDGVVRQATAESVGEGTVTMGFWYLSTQRGPTRIIRRAATTAWRSIRRNYAETTLTPLDHLMTMRPENLVGRLILLHGPAGTGKTTILRALAHEWRSWCQVDCVLDPEALFGDPGYLMEVAIGSDDADDDGPAEGTSLALGDTVPDSAGAAGTAAADGAAGTDAESGGSVDAGDTARTDDSPRRRWRLLVIEDCDELLRGDARSVSGQALSRLLNLTDGLVGQGRDVLVAVTTNEPLARLHPAIVRPGRCLAQVEVGPLPRGEALAWLGTPADAGVGTSATLAELFALRDGRMPATTPEREGHTGLYL; encoded by the coding sequence GTGAGGGGTGAGCGCTCCGGCCGGCTCCCGGCGGAGCTGCCCTTCGTCGTCGCTCTCGACGATTCGGACACCCCCTACGACGTCGTCGACGCGCTCGCGCTCGGCCCGTTCACCAAGGGAGACCAGCCCTGGGCGCGCAGCGCCCGCATCGACCGGCTCAAGCCCGGCGCGAGCCTGCTGCCGGTCGACGCCGAGGTCGTGCGGACCGTGGTCGAGGACGCCCGTGACTCGCGGCTGGCGACCGGTGACGGCTGGACCATGCGCGCCGTGCGCTGGCGCGGCGGCAGCGCCGAGGTCCTGGTGACGGCGGTCAGCGAGGAGCTCGCCCGGACGGTTCTCGACGGGGTGGTGCGCCAGGCGACGGCGGAGTCCGTCGGCGAGGGCACCGTGACCATGGGCTTCTGGTATCTCTCCACCCAGCGTGGGCCGACGAGGATCATCCGCCGGGCCGCGACGACGGCCTGGCGGTCGATCCGGCGAAACTACGCGGAGACCACGCTGACGCCGCTGGACCATCTGATGACCATGCGCCCGGAGAACCTGGTCGGCCGGCTGATCCTCCTGCACGGGCCGGCGGGAACCGGCAAGACGACGATCCTGCGCGCGCTCGCGCACGAGTGGCGGAGCTGGTGCCAGGTCGACTGCGTGCTCGACCCGGAGGCGCTCTTCGGCGATCCCGGCTACCTCATGGAGGTGGCGATCGGGTCGGACGACGCGGACGACGACGGACCGGCCGAGGGGACCAGCCTGGCGCTCGGCGACACGGTGCCGGACTCCGCCGGTGCCGCCGGAACGGCCGCGGCCGACGGAGCCGCCGGAACCGACGCGGAGAGTGGTGGCTCGGTGGACGCCGGGGACACCGCGCGCACGGACGACTCGCCCCGCCGCCGCTGGCGGCTGCTGGTGATCGAGGACTGCGACGAGCTGCTGCGCGGCGACGCCCGCAGCGTCTCCGGCCAGGCGCTGTCCAGACTGCTCAACCTCACCGACGGCCTGGTCGGGCAGGGCCGGGACGTCCTGGTCGCGGTCACCACCAACGAACCGCTGGCCCGCCTGCATCCCGCGATCGTGCGGCCGGGCCGCTGCCTGGCCCAGGTCGAGGTCGGGCCGCTCCCGCGTGGGGAGGCGCTCGCCTGGCTCGGGACGCCGGCGGACGCGGGCGTCGGGACGTCCGCGACCCTGGCCGAGCTGTTCGCCCTCCGTGACGGACGGATGCCCGCGACCACCCCGGAGCGGGAGGGCCACACCGGCCTGTACCTCTGA
- a CDS encoding SRPBCC family protein produces the protein MYYETSVTIDATADEVWAVLRDVERWPTWTPTMTTVDTADGELRDGSLVRIRQPRLPAAEWTVTDLVPGAGFSWISRATGMTTVADHRITPAAEPGRVTVRLSLRQSGPLAPVVAPFMARLVRRYVDTEAQGLRQHCEQRSRAGRSDS, from the coding sequence ATGTACTACGAGACCTCGGTGACCATCGACGCCACGGCCGACGAGGTCTGGGCCGTGCTGCGGGACGTCGAACGCTGGCCCACCTGGACTCCGACGATGACCACCGTGGACACGGCCGACGGCGAGCTGCGTGACGGCAGCCTCGTGCGGATCCGGCAGCCCCGACTGCCCGCGGCCGAGTGGACCGTGACCGACCTGGTGCCCGGCGCGGGCTTCTCCTGGATCTCCAGGGCCACCGGCATGACCACGGTCGCCGACCACCGAATCACGCCGGCCGCGGAACCCGGCAGGGTCACGGTGCGACTGAGCCTGCGACAGTCCGGGCCGTTGGCTCCGGTGGTGGCGCCGTTCATGGCGCGGCTGGTCCGCCGCTACGTCGACACCGAGGCCCAGGGGCTGCGACAGCACTGCGAGCAGCGGTCCCGCGCCGGCCGAAGCGACAGCTGA
- a CDS encoding N-acetylglucosamine kinase translates to MPAPEAVAALEPVPAPRVALPRPFLLGVDGGGTKTTAAVLDLRRSTLTTATAGPSNLDVVGLDGAAAAIMEAVRGALGRAGATAHEVAAAVLAVASADTDENQEALRDRLTELRPVGRPLVLNDVVAAWAAGTLGRPGVAVISGTGSNALGVAADGRTWRCGGWGHLLGDEGSGYWIGLHGMRAAVEFRDGRAPWSALVPRLLAFYRLDLVESVDDLVYGSLDKAGIAAFAVEVAAAAAAGDAVAHRILTEAGRLLADQVRTVIDRLGLVGEFPVALVGGTFNSGPPFLEAFTALVTATSPHARLVRPRMSPAVGAVLLAARQAGAERLVDWAGLGALRA, encoded by the coding sequence GTGCCGGCACCGGAGGCGGTCGCGGCACTGGAGCCGGTGCCGGCGCCCCGCGTCGCTCTCCCCCGCCCCTTCCTGCTCGGCGTGGACGGCGGCGGTACCAAGACCACCGCCGCCGTCCTCGACCTGCGGCGGTCGACGCTGACCACCGCCACCGCGGGCCCGAGCAATCTCGACGTCGTCGGCCTCGACGGCGCCGCCGCCGCGATCATGGAGGCCGTCCGCGGGGCACTCGGCCGGGCGGGTGCCACGGCCCACGAGGTGGCCGCCGCGGTACTCGCGGTGGCCAGCGCCGACACCGACGAGAACCAGGAGGCCCTGCGCGACCGGCTCACCGAGCTCCGGCCGGTCGGGCGCCCGCTGGTCCTCAACGACGTCGTCGCGGCCTGGGCCGCCGGCACGCTGGGCCGTCCCGGTGTCGCCGTCATCAGCGGGACGGGCAGCAACGCCCTGGGCGTCGCCGCCGACGGGCGTACCTGGCGGTGCGGCGGCTGGGGGCACCTGCTGGGCGACGAGGGCTCGGGCTACTGGATCGGCCTGCACGGGATGCGCGCCGCCGTGGAGTTCCGTGACGGGCGCGCCCCCTGGTCCGCGCTCGTGCCCCGCCTGCTGGCCTTCTACCGCCTCGACCTGGTCGAGAGCGTCGACGATCTCGTCTACGGCAGCCTCGACAAGGCGGGGATCGCCGCGTTCGCCGTCGAGGTCGCCGCCGCCGCGGCCGCCGGTGACGCCGTCGCCCACCGGATCCTGACGGAGGCCGGCCGGCTGCTCGCCGACCAGGTGCGCACCGTGATCGACCGGCTCGGCCTGGTGGGCGAGTTCCCCGTCGCGCTCGTGGGCGGCACGTTCAACTCCGGGCCGCCGTTCCTGGAGGCGTTCACCGCCCTTGTCACCGCCACCAGCCCACACGCGCGCCTCGTCCGGCCGCGGATGTCCCCGGCCGTCGGGGCCGTCCTGCTGGCGGCGCGGCAGGCTGGCGCCGAACGGCTGGTCGACTGGGCCGGCCTGGGCGCGCTCAGGGCCTGA
- a CDS encoding choice-of-anchor I family protein encodes MLIRRFWPPLAAAAGLAVMALLASPASAVVVPNPVTLSAPGAVLSLTPTGSYDTGIFDESAAEIVEFYAKGKRLLKVNAAAGEVEVLSIADPARPTRLFALQTTGVTAADGSVIPAGAVANSVAVREDDGLGVVAVESDRKTDAGWLVFFDAAGTGAALGAVRVGALPDMVTITPDGDRAVVANEGEPAEDYSVDPEGSISIIELPRHVETVGQSAVRTAGFHAFEGAGLPAGIRVFGGRADAGTGTPAFPVSEVLEPEYIAVDEHSDTAYVTLQEANGMAVVDLRSAKVEKIWPFGTVDHNVVPFDASDRDGAVNIRTWPVQAYRLPDTVATFKVKSTTYLITADEGDTRDWDGYSEVVRVKDLGSGGLKPICPSVAEAAGMTVADLRKDANLGRLNITKAQGLSADGSCYSTLYAYGGRGFSIWTTDGKLVSSSAAQFEQLTAQALPTFFNSNHTEVAFDGRSDDKGPEPEGVTVGEIERRLYAFVGLERVSGIFVYDVTDPRSPAFVTYVNNRDFAGNTGDLGPEGLAFLSDSDSPTRRPLLAVGNEVSGSTTVYTVDVPRR; translated from the coding sequence GTGCTCATCCGCCGTTTCTGGCCACCTCTCGCCGCCGCCGCCGGCCTGGCGGTGATGGCCCTGCTGGCATCACCGGCGTCCGCCGTGGTGGTGCCCAACCCGGTCACGCTGTCCGCGCCGGGGGCCGTCCTCTCCCTGACGCCGACCGGCAGCTACGACACCGGGATCTTCGACGAGAGCGCAGCGGAGATCGTCGAGTTCTACGCGAAGGGCAAGCGCCTGCTGAAGGTGAACGCCGCCGCCGGCGAGGTCGAGGTGCTCAGCATCGCCGACCCGGCCAGGCCGACCCGGCTGTTCGCGCTCCAGACGACGGGCGTCACCGCCGCGGACGGGTCGGTCATCCCGGCCGGCGCGGTCGCGAACTCGGTGGCCGTGCGCGAGGACGACGGCCTCGGCGTCGTGGCGGTCGAGTCCGACCGGAAGACCGACGCCGGCTGGCTGGTGTTCTTCGACGCGGCGGGCACGGGCGCCGCTCTGGGCGCGGTACGGGTCGGCGCGCTGCCGGACATGGTGACGATCACCCCGGACGGTGACCGCGCGGTCGTGGCCAACGAGGGCGAGCCGGCCGAGGACTACTCGGTCGACCCGGAGGGCTCGATCTCGATCATCGAGCTGCCCCGGCACGTCGAGACCGTCGGGCAGTCGGCGGTTCGGACCGCCGGGTTCCACGCGTTCGAGGGCGCGGGGCTGCCCGCCGGTATCCGTGTCTTCGGTGGCCGCGCCGACGCCGGGACCGGTACGCCGGCCTTCCCGGTGAGTGAGGTCCTGGAGCCGGAGTACATCGCCGTCGACGAGCACTCCGACACCGCCTACGTGACCCTGCAGGAGGCCAACGGCATGGCCGTGGTCGACCTGAGGTCGGCCAAGGTCGAGAAGATCTGGCCGTTCGGCACCGTCGACCACAACGTCGTGCCGTTCGACGCCAGCGACCGCGACGGCGCCGTCAACATCCGTACCTGGCCCGTGCAGGCCTACCGCCTGCCGGACACGGTCGCCACCTTCAAGGTGAAGAGCACGACCTACCTGATCACCGCCGACGAGGGCGACACCCGGGACTGGGACGGCTACTCGGAGGTCGTCCGGGTCAAGGACCTCGGCTCGGGGGGTCTCAAGCCGATCTGCCCGTCGGTCGCCGAGGCCGCCGGCATGACGGTCGCGGACCTGCGCAAGGACGCGAACCTCGGCCGGTTGAACATCACGAAGGCGCAGGGCCTGTCGGCCGACGGCAGCTGCTACTCGACGCTCTACGCATACGGCGGCCGTGGCTTCTCCATCTGGACCACCGACGGCAAGCTGGTGAGCAGCAGCGCCGCCCAGTTCGAGCAGCTCACCGCGCAGGCGCTGCCGACGTTCTTCAACTCCAACCACACCGAGGTCGCCTTCGACGGCCGCAGCGACGACAAGGGTCCGGAGCCCGAGGGTGTCACGGTCGGTGAGATCGAGCGCCGTCTGTACGCCTTCGTCGGCCTCGAGCGCGTCAGCGGGATCTTCGTCTACGACGTCACCGACCCCCGGTCGCCGGCGTTCGTGACCTACGTCAACAACCGCGACTTCGCCGGCAACACCGGTGACCTGGGTCCCGAGGGCCTGGCCTTCCTCTCCGACAGCGACTCGCCGACCCGCAGGCCGCTGCTCGCGGTCGGCAACGAGGTCTCCGGCTCGACCACGGTGTACACCGTCGACGTCCCCCGCCGCTGA